The Pantoea sp. Aalb genomic interval CGTTTTATGAAAGTTTCAGCTTATTTTATAAAATACTTCATGCATTTTGTGCATGAATCAACAGAATTCGCCTGGCGGCAATAACGCGGTGGTACCACCTGATACCATGCCGAACTCAGAAGTGAAACGCCGTAGTGCCGATGGTAGTATGGGGATTCCCCATGCAAGAGTAGGGAACTGCCAGGCAACATATACTGAAAATACACTTTCTTTACTAAGTAAGAATAGAACAATATAAAAAAGAGAATATTACTAAAGGGATGTAGTTCAATTGGTAGAGCACCGGTCTCCAAAACCGGGTGTTGGGGGTTCAAGTCCCTCCATCCCTGCTTGTAAGTACTTTTTATAAATAGATATCTATTTATAAAAAGTATTGTTATGAACTTAAATTCGTATTATTTTACTATCGTTAGTTGATATTTTTTGAATAAAACTTATATAACATAATAATAACATTATTTTAATTAGTATACAAATACTATTACTATCTTCATTAAACCCACAGCATACTCCTACTAAAGTTGACTTAAAGTTCACTTAATATTATTACATATTAACATATACTTGACATATAAAAAATAATTTTCTAAACCATTAATAAATATAAAAAATTAAGTACGTAAATAGGTAAATAATCGTTTTATCTATTTCTTTAAAACAACAATTTTTCACTTATATTAATTGAAGGAAATTTTCAATAATTATAAATCCATAATTTTTCCTAATAAGTATTTATTATTATATTTTAATATTTTGTTTTATATAAGGTCAGGCTTATCTAATACTCCTACTTCATATATATTAATCAGGAGAATATAAAATAAATGGATAGTTTTATAACAACTAATCGTTTTTTTGATAATAAACATTATCCTCGCGGCTTTTCTCGTCATGGTGATTTTACTATTAAAGAAGCTCAAATTTTAGAACGTTATGGTTATGCCTTCAATGAACTAGCGTTATCAAAACGCGAACCAATAACAGATGAAGAACGTTCTTTTATAGAAGTATGTCGCGGTCTAAGAGAACCACAAACAGAAGCTGAACGTGTCTGGATGAAATATATTACACGTATTAATCATCCTAGGCGATTCCATACATTATCTGGTGGAAAACCAAATACAGATTCTATAGAAGATTTTAATGATACTTATGATTGATTTTAAAATATCATGGGGCGTATGTTGATTTTACTTATGCCCTATTTTTAATATTTTAAAATATTAAAAATTAATGTTATTTTTTTAAAAAAACTATAAAATAGAATTACTTATTATATTTACAAATATTATCTTATTTCGTATAAAATAAAGTTATGAATTAATATATATTCTATTTATTTTAGAAATAAAATTTATGTATTTTATATATAAAAATAAATATTTAACATGAATTATATATAATTACTACTAAATACTTCAAATAATGTATTTATATGAATCTACTGTTCAATTTAAGCTTATTATTTCCTTTTTTATTATACTTCTTTTAATTAATCAAATTTTATCTTTATATACCTAAATTATATTATTAGATACTTATGTTTAAATAACAAATAAAAAGTTTATGTATAAGGATTAATGATTTTATTCATTATAATAAATAAATTTAATTGTTATTAACCAGATACCAAAAATTAATATTATTTACCGAATTATATTTTAAATTTAAAATTTGTGCGAAATTTTATTTTTATTAAAATAGTCACAATATTAATTAGTATTAATTTTATTAATTATAATGAATAAAACTAAATAAAATAAATAGTATTAATATAATAAAAGTATTTTTTTAGTAAAAATACCTATAATTAGTCAATAAATTTATACAAAGCGTATTGTACTATTAGTATTACTTTTATATTGGAGTAATAAGCATGCCTAAATATCGTTCTACTACTACAATTAATGGCCGTAATATGGCAGGTGCTCGAGCTTTATGGCGTGCAACAGGATTAAATGATAGCGATTTTGGTAAACCAATTATTGCTATAGTAAATTCTTTTACACAATTTGTACCAGGTCATGTACATTTACGAGATCTTGGAAAATTAGTAGCAGAACAAATTTATATTGCTGGTAGTGTAGCTAAAGAATTTAATACTATTGCAGTAGATGATGGTATTGCCATGGGGCATGAAGGTATGTTGTATTCATTACCTTCTAGAGAATTAATTGCTGATTCAGTAGAGTACATGATTAATGCACATTGTGTTGATGCCATGATATGTATTTCTAATTGCGATAAAATTACTCCAGGTATGTTAATGGCTTCTCTTCGATTGAATATACCTGTCATCTTCGTGTCTGGAGGACCAATGGAAGCCGGTAAGATTAGCTTACATAATAAGATTGTTAAAGTAGATTTAGTAGATGCTATGATTCAGGCAGCTGCTCCAAATGTTAGTAATAATCATAGTAAACAAATTGAACAATCTGCCTGTCCAACATGTGGTTCTTGTTCTGGAATGTTTACTGCAAATTCAATGAATTGTTTAACTGAATGTTTAGGGTTATCTCAACCAGGAAATGGTTCTTTATTAGCTACACATGTCGATCGTAAAGATCTATTTATTAATGCTGGAAAACAAATAGTAAAATTAACTAAAAGATACTATGAACAAGATGATTATAGTGTATTGCCTCGGAATATTGCTAATAAATCCGCTTTTGAAAATGCTATGATACTCGATATGGCTATGGGTGGTTCTACCAATACGATTCTACATTTATTAGCTGCAGCACAGGAAGGTGAAGTAGATTTTCATATGTCTGATATCGATCGATTATCTCGTAAAATTCCGCACTTATGTAAAGTATCACCTAGTACACCACAATATCATATGGAAGATGTACATCGAGCAGGTGGGGTCATAGGTATTTTAGGTGAATTAGATCGTGCTGGATTAATTAATACTCATGTACAAAATATATTAGGTTTAAATTTGCGAGAAACATTAAATAAATACGATATTATGATTACTAAAGATGAATCAATTAAAAAAATGTTCCGAGCAGGTCCTGCAGGAATTCACACTACTAAAGCATTTTCTCAATCTTGCCGTTGGGAAACGTTAGATGTAGATCGTCAAAATGGATGTATTAGAGCTATTAAATATGCTTTTTCACAAGATGGTGGTTTAGCAGTACTTTATGGCAATCTTGCTAAAGATGGTTGTATTATAAAAACTGCTGCCATAGATAAAAAGATGCTAACTTTTAAAGGTTATGCCAAAGTATATGAAAGTCAAGAACATGCTGTTGAAGCTATTTTAACTGGTAAGGTACTAGCTGGTAACATAGTCATAATTAGATATGAAGGTCCTAAAGGTGGTCCTGGTATGCAAGAAATGCTATATCCTACTGCATACCTAAAATCTATGGGCCTTAATCAGAGTTGTGCCATCATTACTGATGGACGTTTTTCAGGAGGTACATCAGGTCTTTCTATTGGCCATATTTCACCAGAAGCAGCTAATGGTGGTGCCATTGCTTTGGTAAAAGATAATGATATTATTGAAATTGATATTCCAAATCGCACAATTAACCTTATGATATCAAATAATGAATTTAAAATACGTCAACAAAAAGAAGAATCTCGAGGAGACAAATCTTATACTCCACGTGGACGTATTCGTAAGGTTTCTTTTGCATTACGTGCTTATGCATCTCTTGCAACTAGTGCTGATAAAGGTGCTGTACGAGATAAATCTAAATTAGGGTGCTAAAATTTAATGATAAAGAATTTTCGAACTCTTTCTAATATGCCTGGAAGTACAGAATATTTACGTGCTATATTAAGTTCTCCAGTATATGATGTAATCCAAATGACACCATTGCAAAAAATGCAAAAGATTTCTTTACGTCTTAGTAATATTATTTTAGTTAAACGTGAAGATTATCATTGTGTTCATAGTTTTAAATTACGCGGTGCTTATGCAATGATCGCTAGTCTTACTGAAAAACAAAAAGAGTGTGGTGTGATAACAGCTTCAGCTGGAAATCATGCACAAGGTGTAGCATTTTCAGCAAGTACTCTTGGTATTAAATCACTTATTGTAATGCCAGTTACAACAGCAGATATAAAAGTTGATGCAGTACGTTCATTTGGTGGTGAAGCTTATTTATATGGATTCAATTTTGATGAGGCTAATGAGAAAGCAATTAAAATTTCTCAACAAAAAGGTTATATTTTTATTCCTCCATTTGATCATCCAGCAATTATTGCTGGACAAGGCACCTTAGCAATGGAACTTTTACAGCAAGATTCAAATCTTGAACGTATATTTATTCCAGTTGGTGGAGGTGGATTAGCCGCTGGTATGGCAATACTAATTAAACTGCTCATGCCTCAAATTAAAGTGATTGCAGTGGAATCTGAAGATTCAGCTTGTCTTAAGGCAGCTCTTAAAGTTGGTAAACCGGTTGACTTAGCACGTGTAGGATTATTTGCTGAAGGTGTTGCAGTTAAAAGAATTGGTAAAGAAACATTTCGGTTATGCCAAAAATATGTTGACGAACTTATTACTGTAGACAGTGATGCTATCTGTGCTGCTATAAAAGATATTTTTGAAGATGTACGTGCGGTTGCAGAACCTGCAGGAGCTCTAGCATTAGCAGGCATGAAAAAATATATACAACATTATAACATCAAAGATGAGCGTCTTGCTCACATATTATCAGGTGCTAATATAAATTTTCATGCTTTGCGCTATATTTCTGAGCGATGCGAACTAGGTGAACAGCGTGAAGCTTTGATTGCAGTTACGATTCCTGAACAACAAGGAAGTTTTCTTAAATTTTGTCGTACTTTAAATAATAGAGTCGTTACTGAATTTAACTATCGTTATTCAGACATTAATAATGCATGTATTTTCGTTGGTATACGTTTAGTCGACGGTATTAAAGAGCGTAAAGAAATTATAAAGCAATTGATTAGTAATGGTTATCAAGTAGTTGATCTATCAGATAATGAAATTGCAAAATTACATGTGCGTTATATGGTTGGTGGTCGACCATCAAAATCATTGTATGAACGTCTTTTTAGCTTTGAATTTCCTGAAGCACCAGGTGCTCTATTAAAATTTTTACAAACAATTGGTACTTATTGGAATATTTCATTATTTCATTATCGTAGTCATGGTGGGGACTATGGACGTGTATTAGCAGCATTCGAATTGAATAATCAAGAAATACATTTTGAAAATCATCTAAATAAATTAGGTTATGTATGGCACGATGAATCTAATAACGCATCATTTCGTTTTTTTCTTTCTAAATAAGTTATTATATATGATGATGACTATCATGATAATTAATAATTATTTTATTAATCATTCTTTTGTATAGTATGGAAAATCTATTTTCTATTGAAGAATCTAACGATACATTTTCAATCTCAAAAAAATTTTGAATCAATTTAAACTATGTTAATAACAATATTAGACAATAAGATATTGTGTATAAATAGTTTCTTGACTTTTTAAAATAAAAGGAATATATACTATACTTTTATTAAGAATATACTATTTATTAGGATTTTATAATATCACTTAAATTTAAAATAATTTAAATCAAGATAAAT includes:
- a CDS encoding DUF413 domain-containing protein; the protein is MDSFITTNRFFDNKHYPRGFSRHGDFTIKEAQILERYGYAFNELALSKREPITDEERSFIEVCRGLREPQTEAERVWMKYITRINHPRRFHTLSGGKPNTDSIEDFNDTYD
- the ilvD gene encoding dihydroxy-acid dehydratase, translating into MPKYRSTTTINGRNMAGARALWRATGLNDSDFGKPIIAIVNSFTQFVPGHVHLRDLGKLVAEQIYIAGSVAKEFNTIAVDDGIAMGHEGMLYSLPSRELIADSVEYMINAHCVDAMICISNCDKITPGMLMASLRLNIPVIFVSGGPMEAGKISLHNKIVKVDLVDAMIQAAAPNVSNNHSKQIEQSACPTCGSCSGMFTANSMNCLTECLGLSQPGNGSLLATHVDRKDLFINAGKQIVKLTKRYYEQDDYSVLPRNIANKSAFENAMILDMAMGGSTNTILHLLAAAQEGEVDFHMSDIDRLSRKIPHLCKVSPSTPQYHMEDVHRAGGVIGILGELDRAGLINTHVQNILGLNLRETLNKYDIMITKDESIKKMFRAGPAGIHTTKAFSQSCRWETLDVDRQNGCIRAIKYAFSQDGGLAVLYGNLAKDGCIIKTAAIDKKMLTFKGYAKVYESQEHAVEAILTGKVLAGNIVIIRYEGPKGGPGMQEMLYPTAYLKSMGLNQSCAIITDGRFSGGTSGLSIGHISPEAANGGAIALVKDNDIIEIDIPNRTINLMISNNEFKIRQQKEESRGDKSYTPRGRIRKVSFALRAYASLATSADKGAVRDKSKLGC
- the ilvA gene encoding threonine ammonia-lyase, biosynthetic, whose translation is MPGSTEYLRAILSSPVYDVIQMTPLQKMQKISLRLSNIILVKREDYHCVHSFKLRGAYAMIASLTEKQKECGVITASAGNHAQGVAFSASTLGIKSLIVMPVTTADIKVDAVRSFGGEAYLYGFNFDEANEKAIKISQQKGYIFIPPFDHPAIIAGQGTLAMELLQQDSNLERIFIPVGGGGLAAGMAILIKLLMPQIKVIAVESEDSACLKAALKVGKPVDLARVGLFAEGVAVKRIGKETFRLCQKYVDELITVDSDAICAAIKDIFEDVRAVAEPAGALALAGMKKYIQHYNIKDERLAHILSGANINFHALRYISERCELGEQREALIAVTIPEQQGSFLKFCRTLNNRVVTEFNYRYSDINNACIFVGIRLVDGIKERKEIIKQLISNGYQVVDLSDNEIAKLHVRYMVGGRPSKSLYERLFSFEFPEAPGALLKFLQTIGTYWNISLFHYRSHGGDYGRVLAAFELNNQEIHFENHLNKLGYVWHDESNNASFRFFLSK